One part of the Marichromatium purpuratum 984 genome encodes these proteins:
- a CDS encoding leucyl aminopeptidase, with translation MEFKIKTGDLAKQKTPCLVLGVFEKHKLGAPAEAVDKACDGKLAALLKKGDMRGESGRTLLLYGLPGVAAERVLLVGCGKRKDFDRAAQRKAVTAAVDALAKLNASEALCALAEPLSREDDRYLRLRDTVVAAAARDYRYTHTKDADKLPKVALKRLALWIEKKTEQAIATQAIAHGRAIGDGVALARELGNLPGNICTPSYLAEQAETLAADHPKLTTEILDEAAMAELGMGALLSVSRGSRQPAKLIVMHYRGGTEEAKPVVLVGKGLTFDAGGISLKPAAQMDEMKYDMCGGASVFGVLQAACALELPINLVGVVPASENLPDGAANKPGDIVTSMSGQTIEILNTDAEGRLILCDALTYSKRFEPELVVDIATLTGACMIALGAHASGLFTADEALADELLAAGERANDRAWRMPLWDDYQSQLDSNFADMGNVGGREGGAITAACFLSRFTKDYRWAHLDIAGTAWLGGKQKGGTGRPVALLTELLLTRAGVAPQAG, from the coding sequence ATGGAATTCAAGATCAAGACCGGCGACCTCGCCAAGCAGAAGACCCCCTGTCTCGTCCTCGGCGTATTCGAGAAGCACAAGCTCGGCGCCCCCGCCGAGGCCGTCGACAAGGCTTGCGACGGCAAGCTCGCCGCACTGCTGAAGAAGGGCGACATGCGCGGCGAGAGCGGCCGCACCCTGCTGCTCTACGGCCTGCCCGGCGTCGCCGCCGAGCGGGTACTGCTGGTCGGCTGCGGCAAGCGCAAGGACTTCGATCGTGCCGCTCAGCGCAAGGCCGTCACCGCCGCAGTCGACGCCCTCGCCAAGCTCAATGCCAGCGAGGCGCTGTGCGCCCTCGCCGAGCCGCTGTCACGCGAGGATGATCGCTACCTGAGGCTGCGTGACACCGTGGTCGCCGCCGCCGCGCGCGACTATCGCTACACCCACACCAAGGACGCCGACAAGCTGCCCAAGGTCGCGCTCAAGCGCCTCGCGCTGTGGATCGAGAAGAAGACCGAACAGGCCATCGCCACACAGGCCATCGCCCATGGCCGGGCGATCGGCGACGGCGTCGCGCTGGCGCGCGAACTCGGCAACCTGCCGGGCAATATCTGCACCCCGAGCTATCTCGCCGAACAGGCCGAAACGCTGGCTGCCGATCACCCCAAGCTCACCACCGAGATCCTCGACGAGGCGGCCATGGCCGAGCTGGGCATGGGCGCGCTGCTCTCGGTCTCGCGCGGCAGCCGTCAGCCAGCAAAACTGATCGTGATGCACTATCGCGGTGGTACCGAGGAGGCCAAGCCGGTGGTGCTGGTCGGCAAGGGGCTGACCTTTGACGCCGGTGGCATCTCACTCAAGCCCGCCGCGCAGATGGACGAGATGAAATATGACATGTGCGGCGGTGCGAGCGTGTTCGGCGTGCTTCAGGCCGCTTGCGCGCTGGAGTTGCCGATCAACCTCGTCGGCGTGGTACCGGCCTCGGAGAACCTGCCCGACGGCGCGGCCAACAAGCCCGGCGACATCGTCACCAGCATGTCGGGCCAGACTATCGAGATCCTCAACACCGACGCCGAGGGTCGACTGATCCTCTGCGATGCGCTCACCTACAGCAAGCGCTTCGAGCCTGAGCTGGTGGTCGACATCGCCACCCTCACCGGCGCCTGCATGATCGCGCTCGGCGCTCATGCCTCCGGGCTGTTCACCGCCGACGAGGCGCTCGCCGACGAACTACTCGCCGCCGGCGAGCGTGCCAATGATCGCGCCTGGCGGATGCCGCTGTGGGACGACTACCAGTCGCAGCTCGACAGCAACTTCGCCGACATGGGCAACGTCGGCGGGCGCGAGGGCGGGGCCATCACCGCCGCCTGCTTCCTCTCGCGCTTCACCAAGGACTACCGCTGGGCACACCTCGACATCGCCGGTACCGCCTGGCTCGGCGGCAAGCAGAAGGGCGGCACCGGTCGTCCGGTGGCGCTGCTCACCGAGCTGCTGCTGACACGCGCCGGGGTCGCGCCCCAGGCCGGCTGA